In Alosa sapidissima isolate fAloSap1 chromosome 4, fAloSap1.pri, whole genome shotgun sequence, the following are encoded in one genomic region:
- the pth4 gene encoding parathyroid hormone 4 codes for MDYSALHIKAMGPHTWPDEFLRGSADIYATCTLVISQEQTMLASQSQFVAILVLVVLTAVNGQDDRRRSVTEHQLLHDRGRTIQSLKRLIWLSSAIEGLHTAQSRDVVDNDNNDFSRCCSNSPHQLIAQASRDSNGHKGAMESTFSDIFRPHITAVLPGPEK; via the exons ATGGATTATTCTGCTCTGCATATAAAAGCCATGGGTCCGCACACATGGCCAGACGAGTTTCTTAGAGGATCAGCGGATATCTACGCAACCTGTACGCTTGTCATCAGCCAGGAACAG ACAATGCTTGCATCCCAGTCACAATTTGTGGCTATTCTGGTCCTTGTGGTTTTAACAGCTGTTAATGGCCAGGATGACCGACG gAGGTCAGTGACAGAGCATCAGCTGTTGCATGACCGTGGTCGCACCATTCAGAGTCTGAAGAGGCTCATTTGGCTCTCAAGCGCTATCGAAGGGCTCCACACAGCTCAATCTCGTGATGTTGTTGACAACGACAACAACGACTTTTCCAGGTGCTGCTCTAACAGTCCACACCAGCTCATTGCTCAGGCTAGCAGGGACAGCAATGGACACAAGGGGGCGATGGAGTCAACGTTCAGTGACATCTTCAGACCCCACATTACGGCAGTACTGCCAGGTCCAGAAAAATAG